From a region of the Ovis aries strain OAR_USU_Benz2616 breed Rambouillet chromosome 10, ARS-UI_Ramb_v3.0, whole genome shotgun sequence genome:
- the LOC132657304 gene encoding uncharacterized protein LOC132657304, with the protein MLMREWGLSVFTLRREPPPFIHPHGPSRCCRRCPTCAFAPLRALGRGRGGGDDPRRAAAACAPSRSPLRGAGRPAGRTPGLGPPVVVKRRRVGRREREPAAGEAKMVAATPPVIHVDLTAPKAFLRIFAEKEVFPSGRNKEHHLVN; encoded by the exons ATGCTAATGAGGGAGTGGGGCTTGTCCGTATTTACGTTGAGGCGGGAGCCGCCGCCCTTCATTCACCCACATGGTCCTTCGAGGTGCTGCCGCCGCTGCCCGACCTGCGCCTTCGCGCCACTTCGCGCCCTCGGGCGAGGCCGAGGGGGTGGGGACGACCCCCGCCGCGCCGCCGCGGCTTGCGCCCCCTCGCGAAGCCCCCTCCGCGGGGCGGGCCGGCCGGCTGGCCGCACCCCCGGCCTGGGGCCTCCGGTCGTAGTAAAGCGGAGGCGGGTGGGGAGGCGGGAGCGAGAGCCCGCGGCGGGCGAGGCGAAGATGGTGGCGGCTACTCCTCCTG TCATACACGTGGACCTAACTGCACCAAAAGCTTTTCTAAGGATATTTGCTGAGAAGGAAGTTTTCCCGAGTGG CAGGAATAAAGAACATCACCTTGTAAACTGA